In Daucus carota subsp. sativus chromosome 4, DH1 v3.0, whole genome shotgun sequence, one DNA window encodes the following:
- the LOC108216389 gene encoding geraniol 8-hydroxylase encodes MDFNLVMIGVLCILLAFTFLSIRRIRDKAAQKLPPGPYPLPIIGNIHKLGEHPHKSLTKLAQVYGPIMRLKLGHMTSIVISSSSTARQVLRKQDIAFSNRPHPDAIRALDHNKYSAVWLPVGTRWRSLRKIMGSNIFTATKLDANQHLRSQKMHDLIRYCEKCSQRGEAVDIGGAAFLTSLNLMSNTIFSKDMVDSYEDAEGKVFRDLVWNTMVEIGKPNLVDYFPVLRWMDPQGIKRRLGSHFANLIKFFDVMVDERLEQRRPGYRGENKSSVDVLDELLKLQESNEIDKSHIQHMFVDLFGAGTDTSSSTVEWAMSEILRNRGTILVKAKAELDRVIGKGKIIEEADVSSLDYLRCIVKETLRLHPPAPLLVPRQVQEEVELCGYTVPKNSQVLVNAWAIGRDPMLWEDPLSFQPERFMNSEIDVNGHGYELIPFGGGRRICPGMPLAMRMVPIMLGSLLNCFEWELEGGIAPEDLNMEDKFGLTLAKLYPLRLVATPVVP; translated from the exons ATGgattttaatttagttatgaTCGGTGTCTTGTGCATACTTCTTGCTTTCACTTTCCTCTCAATTCGAAGAATTAGAGACAAAGCTGCTCAAAAATTACCACCAGGACCTTACCCCTTGCCGATTATTGGAAACATACACAAACTCGGAGAGCACCCCCACAAATCCTTAACCAAACTCGCTCAAGTTTACGGCCCAATCATGCGTTTAAAACTAGGCCACATGACTTCCATAGTCATTTCTTCATCAAGCACGGCTCGACAAGTCCTCCGAAAGCAAGACATCGCCTTCTCCAATCGGCCTCACCCCGATGCCATACGCGCTCTCGACCATAACAAGTACTCTGCTGTATGGTTGCCTGTTGGGACTCGCTGGAGGAGCCTAAGAAAAATTATGGGCTCGAATATTTTTACGGCTACCAAACTTGATGCTAATCAGCATCTGCGGAGCCAGAAGATGCATGATCTTATTAGGTACTGTGAGAAGTGTAGTCAGCGTGGGGAAGCGGTAGATATTGGTGGCGCTGCGTTTCTGACTTCGCTTAATCTTATGTCGAATACTATATTTTCCAAGGATATGGTAGATTCTTATGAGGATGCAGAGGGTAAAGTGTTCAGGGACTTGGTGTGGAATACTATGGTTGAGATTGGCAAGCCTAATTTGGTGGATTACTTTCCTGTTCTTCGGTGGATGGATCCGCAGGGTATAAAGCGGCGATTGGGTTCTCATTTTGCGAACCTGATCAAGTTCTTTGATGTTATGGTGGATGAGCGTTTGGAGCAGAGGAGGCCAGGATATCGCGGTGAAAACAAAAGTTCAGTGGATGTGCTTGACGAACTTCTGAAATTACAAGAATCAAACGAGATTGATAAATCACACATCCAACACATGTTTGTG GATTTATTTGGTGCAGGAACAGATACATCTTCAAGTACAGTGGAATGGGCGATGTCTGAAATATTAAGGAATCGGGGAACAATATTGGTGAAGGCCAAAGCTGAGCTTGACCGAGTGATTGGAAAAGGCAAGATCATAGAAGAAGCAGATGTTTCTAGTTTGGATTATCTGAGATGTATTGTGAAAGAAACTCTGAGGTTACACCCACCAGCCCCCTTGTTGGTACCGCGCCAAGTGCAAGAGGAAGTTGAACTCTGTGGCTACACTGTTCCAAAGAATTCACAAGTGCTGGTCAATGCATGGGCTATTGGACGTGATCCTATGTTATGGGAAGATCCCTTGTCTTTTCAACCGGAGAGGTTCATGAACTCTGAAATTGATGTCAATGGTCATGGTTACGAGCTGATTCCATTTGGTGGAGGACGAAGGATATGTCCTGGAATGCCATTGGCCATGAGGATGGTGCCAATTATGTTAGGCTCCCTCTTAAATTGTTTTGAATGGGAACTTGAAGGTGGGATTGCACCAGAGGATTTAAACATGGAGGATAAGTTTGGGCTCACCTTAGCAAAGCTTTATCCACTTCGTCTTGTAGCAACTCCAGTTGTTCCCTAA